A window of the Candidatus Binatus sp. genome harbors these coding sequences:
- a CDS encoding YIP1 family protein: protein MANGATDSIAPFFTIWTEPRATIRRIVDTDPTRHTLALAALAPALATLESQWSKAIGNSGNISALWPIGVVFAVAAAAVFGIGVLYLNGVVLRWSSGLLGGTATRTEVRAAITWSQVPSIVAGAITIAALLTGAIVPPTAGAGGSLKASPQLIELGLLNGILAIWGFVISLKCLGEVNRFSAWRALGAVLIPLVILVVVIVVIARLVAR, encoded by the coding sequence ATGGCGAACGGTGCGACTGATTCGATTGCCCCATTTTTTACGATCTGGACCGAGCCGCGCGCAACGATCCGGCGAATCGTCGATACCGATCCAACCCGCCACACACTCGCACTCGCCGCGCTCGCGCCGGCGCTGGCCACGCTCGAAAGCCAATGGTCCAAGGCGATCGGCAATTCCGGAAACATCTCGGCGCTATGGCCAATCGGGGTCGTATTCGCGGTCGCCGCGGCGGCGGTGTTCGGAATCGGGGTGCTTTATCTGAACGGCGTGGTGCTGCGATGGTCAAGCGGCCTGCTCGGCGGGACCGCCACCCGAACCGAAGTCCGCGCGGCGATCACATGGTCGCAGGTGCCGTCGATCGTCGCGGGCGCGATCACGATCGCTGCGCTGCTCACGGGCGCGATCGTCCCGCCGACCGCGGGCGCCGGCGGCTCCCTCAAAGCCAGCCCTCAGTTGATCGAGTTGGGATTGCTGAACGGTATCCTTGCCATCTGGGGCTTCGTGATATCGCTCAAATGCCTCGGCGAAGTGAACCGATTCTCGGCCTGGCGGGCGCTCGGCGCAGTACTCATTCCATTAGTCATTTTAGTAGTGGTAATCGTAGTCATTGCGCGACTCGTAGCAAGATAG
- a CDS encoding VOC family protein, with protein sequence MANEPFGKLDHIGIAVKSLAGARKFFENVLGAHFAHQVASEAAGYTLAVFDLNGLTIELLEPLGANSFLHKFIEKRGEGMHHLTFDVPDPKRKVAELKEQGVRVVDETEWSPTSYEAYISPRSSHGVLIQMGSGFPTLAFAQPSGKKD encoded by the coding sequence ATGGCGAACGAACCATTCGGCAAACTCGATCATATCGGTATCGCGGTGAAGAGCCTCGCAGGCGCGCGCAAGTTTTTCGAGAACGTGCTCGGCGCGCATTTCGCGCATCAGGTGGCGAGCGAAGCGGCCGGATACACGCTCGCGGTTTTCGATCTGAACGGCCTCACGATCGAATTGCTCGAGCCGCTCGGCGCGAATTCCTTTCTGCATAAATTTATCGAGAAGCGCGGCGAAGGGATGCATCATCTGACCTTCGACGTGCCCGATCCCAAGCGCAAAGTTGCCGAACTGAAGGAGCAGGGCGTGCGCGTCGTCGATGAAACCGAGTGGTCGCCGACGTCCTACGAGGCGTACATCTCGCCACGCTCGTCGCATGGCGTGTTGATCCAGATGGGGTCGGGTTTTCCGACGCTTGCGTTCGCTCAGCCGTCCGGGAAGAAGGATTAG